From the Paludisphaera mucosa genome, one window contains:
- the holA gene encoding DNA polymerase III subunit delta encodes MRGLDWLKQASGPGGRPVYVVYGDDAYLRREAIRRSIREEIPGDEADVGVVRFEGASAKLADVVDELRTLPFFSKRRVALVEEADPFVTAYRKELEAYVDAPSSSGCLILAVRTWPSNTRLAKSAAKAGLPIDCSSPSESDLIRWLPAYATRAESKLGPDAAKLLLELVGPELGILVAEVEKLAIATAHVGEIRREDVARFVEAGRIEEIWDVVNAATEGRGEQAARLLDDLIAKGEHPVKLLAQMSSTLIRVYNAGRLRAARLSVSEACKAAGVPPFLEQQVVRQHTHLGPSRVDRLPADLLQADLDVKGGSQLNPRVVLEMLLIRLSRPRED; translated from the coding sequence ATGAGGGGCCTGGACTGGTTGAAGCAAGCCTCGGGACCGGGCGGAAGGCCCGTCTACGTCGTGTACGGCGACGACGCCTACCTGCGCCGGGAGGCCATCCGGCGGTCGATCCGGGAGGAGATCCCCGGCGACGAGGCGGACGTCGGCGTGGTGCGGTTCGAGGGAGCCTCGGCGAAGCTCGCGGACGTCGTCGACGAGCTGCGCACGCTGCCGTTCTTCTCGAAGCGCCGGGTGGCCCTCGTCGAGGAGGCGGACCCGTTCGTGACCGCGTATCGCAAGGAGCTGGAGGCCTACGTCGACGCCCCCAGCTCTTCGGGATGCCTGATCTTGGCCGTCCGCACGTGGCCCAGCAACACGAGGCTCGCCAAGTCGGCGGCCAAGGCGGGGCTGCCGATCGACTGTTCGAGCCCGAGCGAGTCCGACCTGATCCGCTGGCTCCCCGCCTACGCGACGAGGGCCGAGTCGAAATTGGGACCGGACGCGGCGAAGCTCCTGCTGGAACTGGTCGGGCCCGAGCTGGGGATCCTTGTCGCGGAGGTCGAGAAGCTGGCGATCGCCACGGCCCACGTCGGCGAGATCCGCCGCGAGGACGTCGCCCGATTCGTCGAGGCCGGGCGCATCGAGGAAATCTGGGACGTCGTCAACGCGGCCACCGAAGGACGGGGCGAGCAGGCGGCCCGACTGCTGGACGACCTGATCGCCAAGGGCGAACATCCGGTCAAGCTGCTGGCACAGATGTCCTCCACGCTGATCCGCGTCTACAACGCCGGCCGGCTCCGGGCGGCCAGGCTGAGCGTCTCGGAAGCCTGCAAGGCGGCCGGCGTCCCGCCGTTCCTGGAGCAGCAGGTCGTCCGCCAGCATACCCACCTCGGCCCGAGCCGCGTCGATCGGCTCCCGGCCGACCTCCTCCAGGCCGATCTCGACGTCAAGGGGGGGAGCCAGCTCAACCCCCGCGTGGTCCTCGAAATGCTGCTCATCCGGCTCTCGCGGCCGCGCGAGGATTGA
- a CDS encoding CerR family C-terminal domain-containing protein → MAIPDTTKARLVEAAGREFAEKGFELARIRTICDRAGANLAAVNYHFGDKEQLYRAVLLEAYKRRSSVVTPTIGDVPPAEKLRAFIRFFFEQVVAGSDEDTWQAQLIMREIFSPTSALDAVIQEWIRPRFELLKSIVREIRPEADDRRLNVLCFSIVGQCLMYRMTREVTGRLIGPEGLGRLDIAYLADHVATFSLAALGLGPPAGRDADPRA, encoded by the coding sequence ATGGCCATTCCGGACACGACGAAGGCGCGACTGGTTGAGGCGGCGGGGCGGGAGTTCGCCGAGAAGGGTTTCGAACTGGCCCGGATCAGGACGATCTGCGACCGGGCCGGGGCGAACCTGGCGGCGGTGAACTACCACTTCGGCGACAAGGAGCAGCTCTACCGGGCCGTGCTGCTGGAGGCGTACAAGCGGCGAAGCTCGGTGGTGACCCCGACGATCGGCGACGTCCCCCCGGCGGAGAAACTTCGGGCGTTCATCCGCTTCTTCTTCGAGCAGGTGGTGGCCGGCTCCGACGAGGACACGTGGCAGGCCCAGCTCATCATGCGGGAGATCTTCTCCCCCACCTCGGCGCTCGACGCGGTGATCCAGGAGTGGATCCGTCCGCGGTTCGAGCTGCTGAAGTCGATCGTGCGGGAGATCCGCCCGGAGGCCGACGACCGCCGGCTGAACGTGCTCTGCTTCAGCATCGTCGGCCAGTGCCTCATGTACCGGATGACTCGCGAGGTGACGGGAAGGCTGATCGGCCCGGAGGGTTTGGGGCGGCTCGACATCGCCTATCTCGCCGACCACGTCGCGACGTTCTCGCTCGCGGCGCTGGGCCTCGGGCCCCCGGCGGGGCGGGACGCGGATCCGCGAGCATAA
- a CDS encoding BON domain-containing protein yields MEPLEPVEMTSLTEQVADQVRRYTYGRIRNLMVEETRGKVVVSGEVRTWHSKQLALQAALELLSGDRFRERITVVGPGYSSR; encoded by the coding sequence ATGGAGCCTCTCGAACCCGTGGAAATGACGTCGCTGACGGAGCAGGTGGCGGATCAAGTGCGTCGCTACACCTACGGGCGCATCCGGAACCTCATGGTCGAGGAGACCCGTGGCAAGGTGGTGGTGAGCGGCGAGGTCCGGACCTGGCATTCCAAGCAACTCGCATTGCAGGCGGCGCTCGAATTGCTGTCCGGGGATCGTTTCCGCGAACGGATCACCGTCGTCGGGCCCGGCTACTCGTCGCGCTGA